CACCCTTTATAAAGTCTGATTTGATAATCAGCGCAGTTGTGAGTAATTGATTATTCTTGGCAACACCACGCTATGCAAAACTCTCTCTGCTGCAAAACTCTAAAAGGGGAACCTAAAGACTGCAGCTTATTGTTTAACAATGCGCGTTGCATATTATATTGCTTTGCCTCTCAATGGAAATTGGGATTTAGTGAAAATCTTACAGCTTGGGATCTACAATATGAGGCTCACACACCAGAAAGAGGTGGCATGTGGGCCGGAGGTGGCCTTGATCTAGGGTAAAAAAACTGTTACCAGGTATACAAGTGACACCTAGGATATAATAACTAGAAGGGTTCTTttattcagcaacaacgcacgACCTCAAGTGTGATATTGCTTTTATACAAGTTCTACTtgctcattttttatttttatgagaacaataagcaacaacatattatgatttgttcatttatttaatcatttatcaGGCTCCGCCAACACAAATAGTCCCAACACGAAACAGACTCAGACaaggctgttgctaggcaacacaaacattttctacaaTAACGGTTAGAACGCCTGTGCACAGCGGAgtgatactgtttgtaaacagtcccagtgctgttatagtccaatatcagcactcttggaaagtctcttgaccaatcaaatcactcGGTCGGAACTGTTGTATAATCTGCTATATCTTTGAGTTCTTtgtgtcctgtgtgaactctgatgtgtctgtttaaatttgtttttcggctaaatctttgtccacagaactcacaagcaaaaggtttctgtcctgtgtggacggtCATGTGACTATTTAAATTTGTCTTACGACTAAATTgttgtccacagagttcacaagcaaaaggcttctgtcctctgtggactttcatgtgtttgTTCAAAGCTGTCTTCTGACAAAATAtttgtccacatagctcacagGAGAAAGGTTTGTGTCCTGTGTGGACGCTCATATGTTTGTTTAATATTCTCTtctgactaaatctttgtccacaaagctcacaggcaaacggtttgtgtcctgtgtggactctaataTGCGTCTTTAAATATGTCTTTTGACTAAATCCTTTTCCGCAGAGCTCACAggtgaaaggcttctgtcctgtgtggaatcTCATGTGTCTGCTTAAACTTGTcttatgactaaatctttgtgTGCAGAGTTCACAAGCaaagggtttctgtcctgtgtggattctcatgtgactgtttaaatgtggcttttggctaaatctttgtccacaaagctcacaggaaaaaggcttctctcctgtgtggaccgtCATGTGTCGGTTTAAAGTTGTCTTAtcactaaatctttgttcacagagctcacaagcaaaaggtttatgtcctgtgtggattctattgtgtctgtttaaatgtgtctttcgactaaatctttgtccacattgCTCACATGCAAaaagtttctgtcctgtgtggattctcatgtgttgATTTAAAGTTGATTTTCTATTAAACAATTTTCCACATTcctcacaactaaatgattttagttctACCTGGATGTTCCTGCGTGAGTCTTCATGTTGATTCACGCCAACTGAATGACTCGTCACTCTGGCATGTTTCTGGAGTGACCACATATTGAGAAATTGtttaccacactcaggacaatcaaATGATTTGTTGACACTCTCAACATCTGACTCAGCAGagctgctctcattccagtcatcgtCTCCATCTCCAGTTTCAAGCCCAGAGTTTGATAGATCAGAGCCTAAATTCACATGATCATCCTCTTCAGCAtcaccactaacttcagtctctgaagaatcagacgcccattcatgagggttcagatgtGTGTTCCTgttagtttctgctcctccaccagtttctgctgagctgctggttggaacatctctgtcttctgttTGCCGCTGATGAAGCTGAGAGTAcacaggtttctcttcatcatcctcactctttatagaaaatgCAGTGTATGGAAACCAGGGAGCATCAATCTCCTCCTTCAAATGGAGCTGCATATCCTCCAGACTTGTCCACAGTACCTCCTGTTCCTTCTTTATGTGGAGGtgctctgggtcctgctggtccacatcAGGAgcctcttctttaaccagcacgaTTTGTTGAACATCTGCAGAAAACACCAAAACACACAATGTGAATTACTGGCCGTTCTAACTTTACATAAAAATATAACACTTGTATTAAAGGGCAGAAATGAGCTAATTTGATTCGTAATGTTATAGCAGATATCATTTCTGTCTCAGGCTAACCAGTAAGTGGAATACAGTAATTTCTAGGGATGCTCAATATTGGCTTTGTAACCAATATTGTCTAACTCTTCATTTGCAATTCCCATATAAACCAAAAGCGATacatgcagcccccccccccccccccccaaacacacacacacacaataaaaaaggagaaaaacaatCATTTTTTAGGTTGCTAACATCACATGTTGCCTTTCATGAATGCTTTAAACATTATCCGAGCAAAATTGCAACTACTTCAATTTGTACATGTACAGTAGGGAATACAGTCGGTAGTGTcgtctctcccttgccctgcctccaacatgcctccatctaaaaggctaggttatccagagttatctctgtagttatgctgctataggcttagactgctgaaggacacactgaccactttccacactctactactttcttctacagtctgctctttaactgtatttcagctgttaactttattttttctctaagtttttctccccagaagaagttacaatggtgttctgctgagctgtggtggcctcatggagggggccatcggctcgaACACTGCTGCtagccacttaaacattctccttctcctgataataacgttttactttactgacatggaatgtgctactactagtttacccgttgagTTAATTATAGATTCATTAAGATAAAGACAATGATGTTTATCTCTTACCAAATATAAAATTTACTAaaaaacgttatcttaaacagtttatttagctgctggagcagattaaaacgatgatgcctcacacttagatcgttgtcgctggtttcatcttcacccaatcacccgtcgcatttagtaaagtgaagccaagctttagagcgcgttcatgttcttctagtcggagttccgaggagaaagcgaacgcaccattagtgaaacggaagctaacaaatcaagctaacgttatcttaaacattttatttacctaccggagcagattaagatgaggatgtctcacttagatcgttgtcgctggtttcatcatcacccagttacccatcacatttagtgaagtggacccaagctttagccttcgTTTTTCTACCACGctgttgcgcatgcgcagctgtctaggcaagttctcgttatgaaggacgggtaccgaaacgaggcaccgtttcaaataaagtgaatcggtgctcggtcggtactgtagaattcggtcggtaccttaaaaagtaccgaattcggtacccatccctacctctgatggctacttccagcaggataatgcaccatgtcataaaactccaatcatttcaaattggtttcttgaacatgacaatgttcATGACACTGTACTAcagcggcccccacagtcaccagatctcaacccgatagggcaggggtgcccaatcctggtcctcgagggccagtctccagcatgttttagttttaactccgcttcaacacacctgatttcaatcagcaggtgattaacaggcgtctgcagagcctgatgagatgctgcacaggtgattcaaccagttaatcaagtgagttggagcagaaaaaccacaaaacctgctggataccggccctccaggaccaggattgggcacccctgcgatagagcatctttgggatgtggtggaacgggagcttcgtgccctggatgtgcatcccacacatctccatcaactgcagggtttcccccaacgCTTTATAAGCCCACCCGCCagactaagcgtcatgccccgccccccctccccgaccctaccatgTCCGCTAACACGAACGACGCTGCGAAActagagccatccatcagctgatactggcgagaaacagcagcagaacgtgtgcaaccacccccacccccgctctcacagaggagcgctgcgggacgaaaCCCTGAACTGCAAGATGCCATCCTATCAATACGGGCcaccatttctaaagaatgctttcagcaccttgttgaatcaacgccacgtagaattaaggtagttctgaaggtgaaagggggtcaaacaccgtattagtatggtgttcctaataatcctttaggtgagtgtatatgaaacagcatcgctgcagtacttttatttagaaatttaccggggattttacactgaaactgtgtgcgaTTTCccatctagccctatgttaaatgcggaaattgatgcatcccagaagcggctcgcggcaaaaatagaacccgatcggcgtgctgcttctgggacgcaccCAGAAATCGCCGTgccgctgctggtttgaaacagtccatAGACTGAAGCACTGACGTTACGCTGCCGCTACGCactgctgatgctttcagtgtataACCAGGTTCCACAGTTTACTAATCCCCTCATGCTGTTTATTTATCACAAGCCAAAATGGGGCTTGGGAGTATTTCTCATGAGAAAATGATAATATCATACGGTAAAAAGctgcaaaaagtggattttccatgatgaaGCCCCTTTAAATATTCAGACTTGAAATTTGTTGTTCAAGCAAGCTAcattgtaaaagaaaaaaaatgtaaggtctgtgcacgcacacacacacacacacgttcatacaaacacaaacagacaaacgcacacacacactagcgtAGCAGTACCTTTATTCATGCTGCCCAGGTCCATATGGAACAGACGTGTGGTTcacgtgaagaacacacgatgaatcagtcacaGCTGATCGATGATCCTGAAGTATTTTTTTAAGTCATGTTTGGCTAACACCTGCAATAGCGACAGATCAGGAGAGGTGATTAGGAACGCAGAAGAAGTCATAAGATTAACGGTGTGGTTCTAATCAGATGAGGACATATCCAGCCGTTGCATCACAAAATGAGACTTCCTTTACAATAGATGCTACAGATGTTCCATCCatttgctggtgcctatctccagcgggcaatcaggcgggtgcaccctgaacagagagccagtccatcgcagggctgcTACAGATGTTATTTGAGCATTTACGTTTATCTAGGAGTCATTTTCTCACAATCAGACATCTAAATGatgggtgttttttatttagtactACCACATTAGAAGATGTTATTCAGCTGTGTTGCACTTTATTCTTCCATCAAGTCCAGATTACACGAAGCAAACACACATTTTTTTGTAATATCTTGTAATCCAGGAAAGAGACTAATCCTTTCAGGAATCAACGTTTCTGTTTGACACCTGCCCAGTAGGATTACAGTCCAGAACggataaaaagaaaagaaatgggACTCCTTTGGAGCATTTAGATGGATGTGGGCACCGGAGGATTTAAGGATGCCATGGTTAAAATGCAAGGTATGATAACTTCGTAATACTGTAACACTTAAGCACCAAATAGAAGGACATCTTGTTCTTTATTAAAGTAGTCCAACAAACAGCAGGGTCAACGCTGCATTGCTCCCTCCAACTCCCATAAACTCTAAACATGTAATTACATAACACTTTACCGATTATTACAATGTTTAGGAATATTTTCAAATGTTTTCCTGTGCCGCTTGATCATTCCTAATATTTGATGATGGCTAATAATTTTCCAATTATTTggtaatgcttccttttacagtcccctaattaataagtacttacatggtaattacatagtaagttaaagtgtaatattgtttcagagttcttaaacagttattttcatgtaactcaggttcaaatctagtttttatttttcttaattCCCAGTTTATACAGCTTTACACAATTATTGCACTTTATTACAATCATACACTTTAATTAAACAATAATAAACTAACTACGTAATTactatgtaagtacttagtaattagggaacTGTAAAAGATGCATTACCAATTATTTTTACAATCAgttttgtgggtttaatacattgTTCTAAGAAGAGAGACTGTCCAATTTCCAACTGTACTGCACCACATACAGTATTTTGATTAAACTGCATGAGCAGAAAAACTTTCTCATTTTCCAAATACAACTACCCGTTGTGACTCATACATCGAATGAATAATTTGTCCTCCAGATAGCTTTTCCATGTTTCTTATGCAACATTGCTCATTTTCATTTGCAGTTCAAATCAAACTCGTTCATTTAACACACCAGGACTGATTTTGAGTAATGTGGTCACATAACATAGAAGTAATGTGGTCACATAACATAGAAGTAATGTGGTCACATAACATAGAAGTAATGTGGTCACATAACATAGAAGCTACACACTTGTTATTAAAATATGAGATTCTATAAATATGTTAAAACTGTTGAGTCTCATTGATTTAGTTTACTAACACAACTAGATATAGATTTTGAGTCATGTGGTCAAATGATCTTGGAACTAttgtgggtgcgtgcgtgtg
This sequence is a window from Nothobranchius furzeri strain GRZ-AD chromosome 14, NfurGRZ-RIMD1, whole genome shotgun sequence. Protein-coding genes within it:
- the LOC107396893 gene encoding zinc finger protein 271 isoform X2, which gives rise to MDLGSMNKDVQQIVLVKEEAPDVDQQDPEHLHIKKEQEVLWTSLEDMQLHLKEEIDAPWFPYTAFSIKSEDDEEKPVYSQLHQRQTEDRDVPTSSSAETGGGAETNRNTHLNPHEWASDSSETEVSGDAEEDDHVNLGSDLSNSGLETGDGDDDWNESSSAESDVESVNKSFDCPECGKQFLNMWSLQKHARVTSHSVGVNQHEDSRRNIQVELKSFSCEECGKLFNRKSTLNQHMRIHTGQKLFACEQCGQRFSRKTHLNRHNRIHTGHKPFACELCEQRFSDKTTLNRHMTVHTGEKPFSCELCGQRFSQKPHLNSHMRIHTGQKPFACELCTQRFSHKTSLSRHMRFHTGQKPFTCELCGKGFSQKTYLKTHIRVHTGHKPFACELCGQRFSQKRILNKHMSVHTGHKPFSCELCGQIFCQKTALNKHRTVHTGQKPFACETCGQRFSRKTSLNIHMRIHTGQKPFACETCGQRFSRKTSLSSHMTVHTGQKPFACEFCGKRFGRKTNLNRHTRVHTGQKPFVCETCGQRFNQKITLNIHMTVHTGQKPFTCELCGQKFSQKTSLNSHMTVHSGKKPFACEHCGHKFSQKTTLNSHMKIHTGQKPFTCELCGQKFSRKTHLNRHMRVHTGQKPFSCERCGQQFSRKTNLSRHMSVHTGDKPFACELCEQRFSRKEHLNSHALVHKANK